One Pieris napi chromosome 13, ilPieNapi1.2, whole genome shotgun sequence genomic window carries:
- the LOC125055338 gene encoding juvenile hormone acid O-methyltransferase-like isoform X2 yields the protein MLNVKLYNKSNALQNTNALKYLEEYKNIINWKTDSTILDIGCGDGRLTSKIFKELIPTCKTMTGCDISEDMIRFANEHYASERVDFTTLNIEGELPDQLRNRFHHATSFFALHWCRRQETAFQNIYDILKDQGSCFAMVGEKASLSDAYRTLTKAEKWKPWVTDVERYISPYHDSQDSLKDMQQLLDKTGFTIIKLEQKLIFHEYENLENFKDGIMSVVPFKIPDELRDDFFIDLTQEMQIIDTEKFNYSKSSNDFVFNVQILILYVEKK from the exons ATGCTTAACgtcaaattgtataataaatcaaatgcTCTACAGAATACTAATGCATTGAAGTATCTAGAagaatataagaatataatcaATTGGAAAACAGACTCAACAATCCTAGACATTGGTTGTGGCGATGGGAGGTTGAcatcaaaaatattcaaagaatTAATTCCTACTTGCAAGACCATGACGGGCTGTGACATAAGTGAAGATATGATACGATTCGCAAATGAACACTATGCTTCGGAACGTGTTGATTTCACTACCCTTAACATAGAGGGAGAGCTGCCCGATCAGCTAAGGAATCGTTTCCACCATGCCACTTCCTTTTTTGCTTTACACTGGTGTCGTCGTCAAGA AACTGCGTTCCAGAACATATACGATATCCTTAAGGACCAAGGCAGTTGTTTCGCGATGGTTGGAGAAAAAGCATCATTAAGCGATGCATACAGGACCCTTACTAAAGCCGAAAAATGGAAGCCATGGGTTACTGACGTTGAAAGATATATATCTCCATACCATGACAGTCaa GATTCCCTTAAAGACATGCAACAATTATTAGACAAAACTGGATTTACTATCATAAAATTGGAACAAAAATTGATATTTCACGAGTATGAAAATCTGGAGAATTTCAAAG ATGGAATAATGTCTGTGGTGCCTTTCAAGATCCCCGATGAGTtacgtgacgatttttttatagacttAACCCAAGAAATGCAGATAATTGACACTGAAAAGTTCAATTACAGTAAATCTAGTAACGATTTTGTCTTTAATGTACAAATACTCATTTTATATGttgaaaaaaagtaa